One window from the genome of Ensifer canadensis encodes:
- a CDS encoding DUF542 domain-containing protein, producing the protein MNLDATVGTIACELPGAAELFRQLGIGFCCDGDVSLGDAAADAGVVASDLLDRLRALEQAARRDAPDGTNELIAHILERYHQTHRNDLEWLIPLAQKVEHVHAAHSSAPMGLAKALVDLQDQLIPHMAREELALFPMMRHEPDPDIEHLIGRMRDDHACEGQSLATIEHLTHGFALPDGACRSWTALYVGLQKFSEDLVTHMHLENKILFPRFSSVEDVASPS; encoded by the coding sequence TTGAACTTGGACGCCACCGTCGGGACGATTGCATGCGAACTTCCGGGTGCAGCCGAACTCTTCAGACAGCTTGGAATCGGTTTTTGCTGCGATGGCGATGTCTCGCTTGGTGATGCGGCGGCCGATGCCGGAGTTGTGGCGAGCGACCTGCTTGACCGCCTTCGGGCACTCGAGCAAGCCGCAAGGCGCGATGCGCCGGACGGCACCAACGAGCTTATCGCTCATATTCTGGAGCGATATCACCAGACACACCGAAACGACCTCGAATGGCTGATCCCGCTTGCGCAGAAAGTGGAACACGTTCACGCCGCCCATAGCAGCGCGCCGATGGGCCTTGCGAAGGCGCTTGTCGACCTTCAAGACCAACTGATCCCCCACATGGCCCGCGAGGAACTCGCCCTCTTTCCGATGATGCGCCACGAGCCGGACCCCGATATCGAGCACTTGATAGGCAGAATGCGAGACGATCATGCGTGCGAAGGCCAAAGCCTAGCCACCATCGAGCATCTCACCCACGGGTTTGCACTTCCAGACGGCGCCTGCCGATCCTGGACGGCTCTTTACGTCGGTCTTCAAAAGTTTTCCGAGGACTTGGTCACGCATATGCATCTGGAAAACAAGATTTTGTTTCCGCGCTTTTCCAGCGTTGAGGACGTAGCGTCTCCGTCATGA
- a CDS encoding ferritin-like domain-containing protein → MVATLGELLELAVRLEREAIDGYVMLAKRMRRENRADLADLFEGLAADERGHLDMVSAWIEEANPPVGPARIFAATDNAGMFDDGDALIVAPELLNAYRAFSVAVRNEEQAFMLWSYVAADAASTEIRQAAERMALEELGHVRILRKARRTAFHDLRSHRLIVADDLAAVETQLADWLEMNAGDARAEGTASWSSLSTDARQRARQMIDVPFAAPLGLAPLPEGGTISAMVLCEFLLERYLDLSEREGDDGLRQRAQTFAAATIDCLQALRGRAKKNAATLATSPQ, encoded by the coding sequence TTGGTCGCAACGCTTGGGGAACTTCTTGAACTTGCCGTCAGGCTTGAGCGCGAAGCCATCGACGGCTACGTCATGCTCGCAAAACGCATGCGCCGCGAAAATCGAGCCGATCTAGCGGATCTGTTCGAAGGGCTTGCAGCTGATGAGCGCGGACATCTCGATATGGTTTCCGCTTGGATTGAAGAGGCGAACCCACCTGTAGGTCCGGCACGGATTTTCGCCGCGACAGACAATGCAGGTATGTTTGACGATGGGGATGCGCTTATCGTGGCCCCGGAACTGCTCAACGCCTACAGGGCTTTTTCAGTCGCCGTGCGCAACGAGGAGCAGGCGTTCATGCTTTGGAGCTATGTGGCGGCGGATGCGGCTTCCACCGAAATCAGACAGGCAGCAGAACGCATGGCGCTGGAGGAACTCGGCCATGTCCGCATCCTGCGCAAAGCCAGGCGAACAGCGTTTCACGACCTGCGGAGCCATCGATTAATCGTTGCTGACGACCTGGCGGCGGTTGAAACGCAGCTTGCCGATTGGCTGGAAATGAACGCAGGCGATGCAAGGGCAGAGGGCACCGCGTCATGGTCGTCCCTTTCAACTGATGCCCGGCAAAGAGCCCGCCAGATGATCGATGTTCCCTTCGCCGCCCCCTTGGGTTTAGCGCCACTGCCTGAGGGGGGCACGATTTCGGCGATGGTGCTCTGCGAGTTCCTGCTTGAGCGTTATCTCGACCTGTCCGAGCGTGAGGGCGACGATGGTCTGCGGCAACGCGCGCAGACCTTTGCAGCAGCCACGATCGATTGTTTGCAGGCCCTCCGTGGCAGAGCGAAGAAGAATGCGGCAACGCTTGCGACCTCGCCACAATGA
- a CDS encoding 4Fe-4S binding protein, which yields MMLATLLVLLGAHGSYAAGGLDDYLSKIVPAELFAGADRFGATVGEPPIAPVFRGTELLGYAYLNSDFTSAIGYSGKPIHIAVGIDPNGIVKGIKLVDHKEPIVLIGIPERKVVAALNAIIGRDLGRVARGQERPPQVDIVSGATVTVLVMGDSVVRSAVRLIRSNRLGTKASVAQEPAPPVRKLDPAMNETADWQSLLGDGSIRSLRMTVGEVSDAFRQANQTTAAERPETVTPNDRFIDLYTAPVSVPAIGKSLLGEEGYGRLVKRLKPGQSALLVAGDGAYSFKGSGYVRGGIFDRIELLQDGQGMRFRDRDHTRLTSLAAQGAPHLREIALFVVSPDFAFDVTAPWEVQLLVQRSAGGRDKATLPFNLGYALPQKYLVADTHPLEVSPSDGTAPIVGEEADGQPLWVSIWQMNRVSVALTATALVFLTAIFFFQDWLVRRPILFAWIRRGFLVYALVWLGWYANAQLSVVNVLTFTNALITGFRWEFFLSAPLIFLLWAAVAAGLLFWGRGPFCGWLCPFGALQELTNDIAKWLKVPQIKVRWGLHERLWPIKYIVFLGLFGLSFYSLALAEVFAEVEPFKTAIVLKFAREWPFVVFALTLLAAGLFIERFYCRYLCPLGAALAIPGRIRMFEWLKRWPECGSPCQRCAKECPVQSIHPEGQINVNECIYCMHCQELYQDDTRCPHMIQVRLKREKFQALSTPTSRGEAPSRTAVTHKGKPIVRDEPPPATPI from the coding sequence ATGATGCTCGCGACGCTCCTTGTTTTGCTTGGAGCACACGGCTCCTATGCCGCCGGCGGGCTCGATGACTATCTTTCAAAGATAGTGCCCGCCGAGCTCTTTGCGGGTGCAGATCGCTTCGGCGCCACTGTCGGCGAACCACCGATCGCGCCGGTGTTTCGGGGTACCGAACTGCTCGGCTATGCCTATCTCAACTCGGATTTCACCAGCGCTATAGGCTACTCCGGCAAGCCCATTCACATCGCCGTCGGCATCGATCCAAACGGCATCGTCAAGGGGATCAAACTTGTCGATCACAAGGAACCGATCGTCCTGATCGGCATTCCGGAACGCAAGGTCGTCGCCGCCTTGAACGCCATCATCGGCCGCGACCTCGGTCGCGTTGCGAGGGGACAGGAGCGACCGCCACAGGTCGATATCGTCAGCGGCGCGACCGTCACGGTTCTGGTCATGGGCGACAGTGTTGTTCGTTCGGCCGTTCGCCTGATCCGCAGCAATCGCCTTGGTACCAAGGCGAGCGTCGCCCAAGAGCCTGCGCCTCCCGTCCGCAAGCTCGATCCGGCAATGAACGAGACGGCCGACTGGCAGAGCCTGCTCGGCGACGGCTCGATCCGCAGCCTTAGAATGACGGTCGGCGAAGTGTCGGATGCATTTCGCCAGGCCAATCAAACGACAGCGGCAGAACGGCCGGAAACGGTAACGCCCAACGACCGCTTCATCGACCTTTACACAGCGCCCGTGAGCGTTCCGGCCATCGGCAAAAGCCTGCTCGGTGAGGAAGGCTACGGTCGCCTTGTCAAACGCCTTAAACCCGGTCAGAGCGCATTGCTCGTCGCGGGCGATGGAGCCTACTCCTTCAAGGGTTCGGGCTATGTGCGCGGCGGCATCTTCGATCGGATTGAATTGCTCCAGGACGGCCAGGGCATGCGGTTTCGCGACCGCGACCACACGCGCCTGACATCGCTTGCAGCGCAAGGTGCGCCTCATCTTCGCGAGATCGCCCTTTTTGTCGTGTCGCCCGACTTCGCCTTCGATGTCACGGCACCATGGGAGGTACAACTTCTGGTGCAGCGAAGCGCCGGTGGGCGAGACAAGGCGACATTGCCTTTCAACCTCGGCTATGCCCTGCCACAGAAGTATCTGGTTGCCGACACGCACCCGCTCGAGGTCAGCCCTTCTGACGGCACAGCGCCAATTGTTGGCGAGGAAGCAGACGGCCAACCACTGTGGGTCAGCATCTGGCAGATGAACCGTGTCTCGGTCGCCCTCACCGCAACGGCACTTGTGTTTCTGACTGCGATCTTCTTCTTCCAGGACTGGCTCGTCCGACGCCCCATTCTGTTTGCCTGGATCCGCCGCGGTTTCCTTGTCTATGCACTTGTCTGGCTCGGCTGGTACGCCAATGCGCAGCTTTCAGTGGTCAATGTCCTGACGTTCACAAACGCCTTGATCACCGGTTTCCGCTGGGAGTTCTTCCTGTCGGCACCCCTCATCTTTTTGCTGTGGGCCGCCGTGGCGGCAGGACTTCTATTTTGGGGGCGTGGTCCGTTTTGCGGCTGGCTGTGCCCCTTCGGCGCCCTTCAGGAACTGACCAACGACATCGCGAAGTGGCTCAAGGTACCGCAGATCAAGGTTCGTTGGGGCCTTCACGAGCGTCTCTGGCCGATCAAGTACATCGTTTTTCTCGGCCTTTTCGGTCTGTCCTTCTATTCACTGGCGCTCGCCGAAGTCTTTGCCGAAGTCGAGCCCTTCAAGACCGCGATCGTCCTTAAGTTCGCCCGTGAATGGCCCTTCGTCGTCTTTGCACTGACGCTGTTGGCGGCCGGTCTTTTTATCGAGCGCTTCTACTGCCGTTACCTTTGCCCGCTGGGGGCAGCCCTCGCCATTCCAGGACGCATCCGCATGTTCGAATGGCTAAAGCGTTGGCCCGAATGCGGCTCGCCCTGCCAGCGCTGTGCCAAGGAATGTCCGGTTCAGTCGATCCACCCTGAAGGGCAGATCAATGTCAACGAGTGCATCTACTGCATGCACTGCCAGGAACTCTACCAGGACGATACGCGCTGTCCGCACATGATCCAGGTCCGGCTCAAGAGAGAAAAGTTTCAGGCCCTTTCGACCCCCACATCGCGAGGCGAAGCGCCAAGCAGGACGGCGGTTACGCACAAGGGAAAACCGATCGTGCGCGACGAGCCGCCGCCAGCCACACCCATCTGA